One Janthinobacterium sp. TB1-E2 genomic region harbors:
- a CDS encoding GlsB/YeaQ/YmgE family stress response membrane protein, with protein sequence MNFIIWIVIGGVIGWLASMVMKTNAQQGIFLNIIVGIVGAFLGGWLLAPLFGTGTINSDNFSLASLLVSFLGAVILLGIVNLLRRGKIR encoded by the coding sequence ATGAATTTCATTATCTGGATCGTTATTGGCGGCGTCATTGGCTGGCTGGCCAGCATGGTCATGAAAACCAATGCGCAACAGGGCATCTTCCTCAATATCATCGTCGGCATCGTCGGCGCCTTCCTGGGCGGCTGGCTGCTGGCCCCGCTGTTCGGCACGGGCACCATCAATAGCGACAATTTCAGCCTGGCTTCGTTGCTGGTCTCGTTCCTGGGCGCCGTGATCCTGCTGGGCATCGTGAATCTTTTGCGCCGCGGCAAAATACGCTAA
- a CDS encoding S46 family peptidase: MKKSLIALAILSNFAHADEGMWMPQQLPQVAKELKAAGLKLDPTNLTKLTEFPMGAIVSLGGCSASFVSPQGLVATNHHCVYNSVAVNSTKERDLLANGFLAKTFAEELPASPGSRIFVTSAVTNVSDKIITADVAKLQGKARIDAIEKNQKKLVAECEKEAGFRCTVSAYYGGLEFYLIKQLEIRDVRLVHAPPAGVGKFGGDTDNWMWPRHTGDYGFYRAYVSKDGKAADFSKDNVPYQPKHVLKLAKDGLKEGDFVMVLGYPGRTNRHRLPSEVAYTFDWNYPAFVKASGETLAIIARETKDNKDVALKYAGQVAGVNNYYKNRQGMLDSYAGSDFLARKTAEHEALKTWVNATPARKAEFAGDIEQVEKLIAERDADTKRDFFLSYAQPRLLNTARSLYRLSNEGTKADTERKSGYQTRDLPRLEAGITSVERTYDEKVDKALVLNSLTKYAAQPAAQRRASFDAAIGIKDGMSPADLSAALDKLYAGSKLADKAERAAWLKRTPAEFQASKDSFIQAAVAMYPDSLKNEAEDEELAGKIQQAYANYMKAKIAFMKSKGQAVYPDANSTLRVTFGKVAGRDHGADGTTWSAFTTVNGVAAKATGQGEFNAPANQLAAIKAKDFGKFVDPKLKTVPVDYLATLDITGGNSGSAALNAKGEFIGLAFDGTLDSIISDWDYNKANTRSIQVDLRYMLWNMKHIDHADNLLKEMGAE, from the coding sequence ATGAAAAAATCTCTCATCGCGCTCGCCATCCTGAGCAACTTCGCACACGCCGACGAAGGCATGTGGATGCCCCAACAGCTGCCACAAGTAGCCAAGGAACTGAAAGCGGCCGGACTGAAACTTGATCCGACCAACCTGACCAAACTGACCGAATTCCCGATGGGCGCCATCGTCAGCCTGGGCGGCTGCTCGGCGTCGTTCGTCTCGCCGCAAGGCCTGGTTGCCACCAACCACCATTGCGTCTACAACAGCGTGGCGGTCAATTCGACCAAAGAGCGCGATTTGCTGGCCAACGGTTTCCTGGCCAAGACTTTCGCTGAAGAATTGCCAGCGTCCCCAGGCAGCCGCATCTTCGTCACCTCGGCCGTGACGAATGTCAGCGACAAGATCATCACCGCCGACGTGGCCAAGCTGCAAGGCAAGGCACGCATCGACGCGATCGAGAAAAACCAGAAGAAACTGGTCGCCGAATGCGAAAAAGAAGCGGGTTTCCGCTGCACCGTGTCCGCCTACTACGGCGGCCTGGAGTTCTACCTGATCAAGCAACTGGAAATCCGCGACGTGCGCCTCGTGCACGCGCCTCCAGCGGGCGTCGGTAAATTCGGCGGCGACACCGACAACTGGATGTGGCCACGCCACACGGGCGACTACGGTTTCTACCGCGCCTACGTCAGCAAGGACGGCAAGGCTGCCGACTTCAGCAAGGACAACGTGCCGTACCAGCCAAAACACGTGCTGAAACTGGCCAAGGATGGCTTGAAAGAAGGCGATTTCGTCATGGTCCTGGGCTATCCTGGCCGCACCAACCGTCATCGTCTGCCATCGGAAGTGGCGTACACGTTTGACTGGAACTACCCGGCCTTCGTGAAAGCGTCGGGCGAAACCCTGGCCATCATCGCGCGCGAAACCAAGGACAACAAGGATGTTGCCCTGAAATACGCGGGTCAAGTTGCCGGCGTGAACAATTACTACAAGAACCGCCAAGGCATGCTGGACTCGTACGCCGGCAGCGACTTCCTGGCGCGCAAGACGGCGGAACACGAAGCCCTGAAGACCTGGGTCAACGCCACGCCAGCACGCAAGGCCGAATTTGCCGGCGACATCGAGCAAGTGGAAAAGCTGATCGCCGAGCGCGATGCCGACACCAAGCGCGATTTCTTCCTCAGCTACGCACAGCCACGCCTGCTGAACACGGCTCGCAGCCTGTACCGCCTGTCGAACGAAGGCACCAAGGCCGATACGGAACGCAAGTCCGGCTACCAGACGCGCGACTTGCCACGCCTGGAAGCGGGCATCACCTCGGTCGAGCGCACCTACGATGAAAAAGTCGACAAGGCGCTGGTACTGAACAGCCTGACCAAGTACGCCGCGCAGCCGGCAGCACAACGCCGCGCCAGCTTCGACGCCGCCATCGGCATCAAGGACGGCATGTCGCCAGCCGACCTGTCCGCCGCCCTGGACAAACTGTATGCCGGCAGCAAGCTGGCCGACAAGGCCGAGCGCGCAGCATGGCTGAAACGCACGCCAGCTGAATTTCAGGCCAGCAAGGACAGCTTCATCCAGGCAGCCGTCGCCATGTACCCGGATTCGCTGAAAAACGAAGCGGAAGATGAAGAACTGGCAGGCAAGATCCAGCAAGCGTACGCCAACTACATGAAAGCAAAAATCGCCTTCATGAAGAGCAAGGGCCAAGCCGTCTATCCTGACGCCAACAGCACCCTGCGCGTGACGTTCGGCAAAGTAGCCGGCCGCGACCATGGCGCCGACGGCACCACCTGGTCTGCCTTCACCACCGTCAATGGCGTCGCCGCCAAAGCCACGGGCCAGGGCGAGTTCAATGCACCGGCAAACCAACTGGCCGCGATCAAAGCCAAGGACTTCGGTAAATTCGTCGATCCGAAGCTGAAAACCGTACCGGTCGACTACCTGGCGACCCTGGACATCACCGGCGGCAACTCCGGTTCGGCTGCGCTGAACGCCAAAGGCGAATTCATCGGCCTGGCCTTCGACGGCACCCTGGACTCGATCATCTCCGATTGGGACTACAACAAGGCCAACACCCGTTCGATCCAGGTCGACCTGCGCTACATGCTGTGGAACATGAAACACATCGACCACGCAGACAACCTGCTGAAAGAAATGGGCGCTGAATAA